A stretch of Methanosphaerula palustris E1-9c DNA encodes these proteins:
- a CDS encoding dihydroorotate dehydrogenase electron transfer subunit — protein sequence MSEPNPHRKICTPSIAVTITETIQETPSVKTFRFDRKFPSEAGQFVMVWVPGVDEVPMALSSNDSITVQKVGDATEALFALSRGEQIGIRGPYGNGFPTAERTLAVAGGIGAAPLFPIAMANRVTTFLLGARTTEELPFRTALQQCTDLRIATDDGSAGYHGFVPALFDGLDLDSYDQICVCGPELMMKAVLDRLTALQVLDRAYFSLHRYMKCGVGVCGSCCIDPEGICVCREGPVFSGERLIQSEFGNYSRNASGQRIHLGRR from the coding sequence ATGTCTGAACCGAATCCGCATAGAAAAATTTGCACTCCCAGTATAGCGGTGACCATCACCGAAACGATACAGGAGACTCCCTCCGTGAAGACCTTCCGCTTTGACCGGAAATTCCCATCAGAGGCGGGCCAGTTCGTGATGGTCTGGGTACCCGGGGTGGATGAGGTGCCAATGGCCCTCTCATCGAACGACTCGATCACCGTCCAGAAGGTCGGAGATGCAACGGAGGCTCTCTTTGCCCTGAGTCGGGGAGAACAGATCGGGATCCGCGGCCCATACGGAAATGGATTCCCAACAGCAGAAAGAACTCTGGCTGTGGCTGGGGGGATCGGGGCGGCGCCCCTGTTTCCGATAGCCATGGCCAACAGGGTGACAACGTTTCTGCTGGGCGCTCGAACCACTGAAGAACTCCCATTTAGGACGGCCCTTCAACAGTGTACAGACCTCCGTATAGCCACTGACGATGGTTCTGCCGGCTATCACGGATTTGTGCCGGCCCTCTTCGATGGACTGGATCTTGACTCGTATGACCAGATCTGTGTCTGCGGACCGGAATTGATGATGAAAGCGGTTCTCGACCGGCTCACGGCCCTACAGGTGCTCGATCGGGCGTATTTCAGTCTGCACCGGTACATGAAGTGCGGGGTAGGAGTCTGTGGGTCCTGCTGCATCGATCCTGAGGGAATCTGCGTCTGTCGGGAAGGACCGGTCTTCTCCGGAGAACGGCTGATTCAAAGCGAGTTTGGGAACTACAGCAGGAATGCCAGCGGACAGCGTATTCACCTCGGTCGGAGGTAA
- a CDS encoding methionine adenosyltransferase — protein sequence MSSRNIRVEALDQIPLEQQQIELVERKGIGHPDSLADGIAESVSQALCKAYMEECGAYLHHNSDQGEIVAGESQPKYGGGSIIKPIYVLLDGRATKEFEGITFPTDAIAIEAARKYLGSTLGELNLERDLIVDCRLGVGSTDLRDVFRPCDSKLPRANDTSFGVGHAAFSETENIVKGVSDYIDGDLRKKYPMIGRDVKVMGLRQKDEITLTIGCAMVDRYCAGLSEYIEMKEILNEAVLKVAKTYTSRSIKIQINTADDIERGSVYLTVTGTSAEMGDDGSVGRGNRCNGLITPNRPMSMEATSGKNPINHIGKIYNLLSTQIARECVKKVDGIQEIYIRLLSQIGMPIDHPLVASAQVLPACGADFTSISRDIEGIIDEQLADVTCVTEKVIRGELNTF from the coding sequence ATGAGCAGCAGAAACATACGCGTTGAGGCACTGGATCAGATTCCCCTTGAACAGCAGCAGATAGAGCTGGTCGAGCGGAAGGGGATCGGGCACCCGGACAGTCTTGCAGATGGAATCGCAGAGTCGGTCAGTCAGGCCCTCTGCAAAGCATATATGGAGGAATGCGGCGCCTATCTCCACCACAATTCTGATCAGGGTGAGATCGTGGCCGGGGAGTCGCAGCCAAAATATGGTGGAGGCAGCATCATCAAGCCGATCTACGTGCTGCTCGATGGCAGGGCGACCAAGGAGTTCGAAGGGATCACATTTCCAACCGATGCGATCGCAATCGAGGCCGCACGAAAATACCTGGGTTCGACCCTAGGTGAATTGAACCTCGAACGGGATCTCATTGTGGACTGCAGACTCGGCGTCGGGTCAACTGACCTCCGCGATGTCTTCCGCCCCTGTGACAGTAAATTACCGCGGGCCAATGACACCTCGTTCGGAGTCGGACATGCCGCCTTCTCAGAGACAGAAAATATCGTGAAGGGGGTCAGCGACTATATCGACGGTGATCTCCGCAAAAAATATCCGATGATCGGTCGAGATGTGAAAGTGATGGGTCTTCGGCAGAAGGATGAGATCACCCTCACGATCGGTTGCGCAATGGTGGACCGTTACTGCGCAGGACTCTCTGAATACATCGAGATGAAAGAAATTTTGAATGAAGCAGTGCTGAAGGTTGCGAAGACCTACACCTCCCGTTCAATTAAGATACAGATCAACACCGCCGATGATATCGAACGGGGCTCGGTCTACCTGACCGTGACCGGGACCTCTGCAGAGATGGGGGATGACGGCTCTGTCGGACGTGGGAACCGGTGCAATGGCCTGATCACTCCTAATCGTCCTATGTCGATGGAAGCAACCAGCGGTAAGAATCCGATCAACCATATCGGAAAGATCTACAACCTGCTCTCCACCCAGATCGCCCGCGAGTGCGTGAAGAAGGTTGACGGGATCCAGGAGATCTATATCAGGCTGCTCTCTCAGATCGGAATGCCGATCGATCACCCCCTGGTGGCCAGCGCCCAGGTGCTGCCCGCATGCGGGGCTGACTTCACATCGATCAGCCGCGACATCGAAGGGATCATCGATGAACAGCTTGCTGATGTCACCTGTGTCACTGAGAAGGTCATACGTGGCGAACTCAACACCTTCTGA
- the hisG gene encoding ATP phosphoribosyltransferase yields the protein MSPVSLRRSYVANSTPSDLVRLAVPNKGRISVPIMDLLEKSGLHLGESGERKLIVKTLDPGVEILFARPIDIPAYVENGAADIGITGHDMVRERNAAVDEMLDLQFGKARLVLAVMEDSPFHQVGDLKGARIATEFPIITETFFAEQGIAVTIVPVAGACELTPHLGVADAIVDLTSSGTTMRTNNLRILEEILVTSTQVIANRTARLQKADKINEVLLALESVIRASGQCYLMMNVQRSALADVKKTLPGLSGPTVMEVASSEDLVAVHAVVDEHCVYQLINQLKQAGARDILVMAIERMIR from the coding sequence ATGTCACCTGTGTCACTGAGAAGGTCATACGTGGCGAACTCAACACCTTCTGATCTAGTCAGACTGGCTGTCCCGAATAAGGGACGAATCTCGGTCCCCATCATGGACCTGCTTGAGAAGAGCGGACTCCACTTGGGAGAATCCGGCGAGCGGAAGCTGATCGTCAAGACCCTCGATCCGGGGGTCGAGATTCTCTTCGCCCGGCCGATCGACATTCCGGCTTATGTTGAAAACGGGGCTGCGGACATCGGCATCACCGGACATGATATGGTCAGGGAGCGGAATGCAGCTGTCGACGAGATGCTGGACCTTCAGTTTGGAAAAGCCAGGCTTGTGCTGGCGGTGATGGAGGATTCCCCGTTTCATCAGGTCGGAGATCTGAAAGGAGCACGGATCGCCACCGAATTCCCAATCATAACAGAGACTTTTTTTGCAGAACAGGGGATAGCAGTCACCATCGTCCCCGTCGCTGGAGCCTGCGAACTGACGCCGCATCTTGGGGTCGCCGATGCAATCGTGGACCTGACCAGTTCCGGAACCACGATGAGGACCAATAACCTCCGGATCCTCGAAGAGATCCTCGTCACCAGTACGCAGGTGATCGCAAACCGGACAGCCCGGCTGCAGAAAGCGGACAAGATAAACGAGGTTCTCCTGGCCCTCGAGAGTGTCATCCGGGCCAGTGGACAGTGCTACCTGATGATGAATGTACAGCGTTCAGCACTGGCAGACGTTAAAAAGACGCTGCCCGGGCTCTCCGGACCTACAGTGATGGAGGTCGCCTCATCAGAAGACCTGGTCGCCGTCCATGCAGTCGTCGACGAACACTGTGTCTACCAGCTGATCAACCAGTTGAAACAGGCCGGCGCACGGGATATCCTAGTGATGGCCATCGAGAGGATGATCCGCTGA
- the hisA gene encoding 1-(5-phosphoribosyl)-5-[(5-phosphoribosylamino)methylideneamino]imidazole-4-carboxamide isomerase has translation MKVFPAVDILGGRCVQLVQGRRESATDFGDPLSCATQWLEEGATALHVINLDGAFGKAQANAALIRDLVDVTGVEVQLGGGIRSIADATAWLETGVDRIIIGTLATEHPEVLGTLASEYGGARIMAGVDARDGQIAVEGWQQTRGNFCTWATRFEEQGAGSLLYTNVDIEGLQQGVRLDPVKELIRMVSIPVVVAGGVSSPADLQGLHQAGVAGAVLGSALYSGKITLEEALKAIQ, from the coding sequence ATGAAGGTTTTTCCTGCAGTGGATATTCTCGGGGGCAGATGTGTTCAACTGGTGCAGGGAAGGCGGGAGAGTGCCACTGATTTTGGTGATCCGCTCTCCTGTGCCACTCAATGGCTTGAAGAGGGAGCGACAGCGCTTCATGTGATCAACCTCGATGGTGCCTTTGGGAAAGCACAGGCAAATGCCGCTCTGATCAGAGATCTGGTTGACGTAACCGGAGTCGAGGTCCAGCTCGGAGGCGGGATCAGGTCGATTGCTGATGCAACGGCCTGGCTCGAGACCGGGGTCGACCGGATCATCATCGGGACCCTGGCCACAGAACACCCAGAGGTGCTCGGTACGCTGGCGAGCGAGTATGGGGGTGCACGGATTATGGCTGGCGTCGACGCCAGAGACGGGCAGATTGCTGTTGAAGGCTGGCAACAGACCAGGGGAAATTTCTGTACCTGGGCGACCAGATTCGAGGAGCAGGGTGCAGGGTCACTTCTGTATACCAATGTTGATATCGAAGGACTCCAGCAGGGGGTCCGGCTGGACCCGGTCAAAGAACTGATCAGGATGGTCTCGATTCCAGTGGTCGTTGCCGGTGGCGTCTCGTCGCCCGCTGACCTGCAGGGACTGCACCAGGCAGGGGTTGCCGGGGCGGTGCTCGGATCCGCACTGTACAGCGGAAAGATTACGCTTGAAGAGGCACTGAAGGCGATTCAATGA
- the hisB gene encoding imidazoleglycerol-phosphate dehydratase HisB, with translation MRESIVERRTSETDIVLKIGLDRTEPHQITISTGIPFFDHMVQAMSRHGGFDLNITAKGDLEVDSHHTIEDIGIVLGTALQQALGDGRGIKRFGYAIIPMDEALAEAVLDCGGRGYLVFKGTFGNSTVGGIDTSLFEHFFYSLCIHAGITAHIRFSGQNDHHTAEAIFKAFGIALGQAVTIIPESNQIPSTKGTL, from the coding sequence ATGAGAGAGAGCATCGTAGAACGAAGAACATCAGAGACAGATATCGTACTGAAGATAGGTCTTGATCGGACCGAACCTCACCAGATCACCATCTCCACAGGCATCCCGTTCTTTGATCATATGGTACAGGCGATGAGCAGGCATGGAGGATTCGACCTCAACATCACTGCAAAGGGTGACCTAGAGGTTGATAGCCATCATACCATCGAGGACATTGGAATTGTGCTGGGGACAGCACTACAACAGGCACTTGGTGATGGCAGGGGGATCAAGAGGTTCGGCTATGCGATCATTCCAATGGACGAAGCACTCGCCGAGGCGGTGCTCGACTGTGGAGGACGCGGATACCTGGTCTTCAAGGGAACCTTTGGAAATAGCACGGTAGGCGGGATCGATACATCGCTCTTCGAGCATTTCTTCTACTCACTCTGCATACATGCCGGCATCACTGCTCACATCAGATTCTCTGGGCAGAACGACCATCATACTGCTGAAGCGATCTTCAAAGCATTTGGTATCGCACTCGGCCAGGCCGTCACAATAATTCCCGAGTCGAATCAGATCCCGAGCACCAAAGGAACCCTCTAA
- a CDS encoding histone family protein, producing MADLPIAAVVRIAKKSGAERVGSDAAGAIVAKAEAYIANLTKEANRLAQHAGRKTIKEEDVELAAKSA from the coding sequence ATGGCAGATTTACCAATTGCAGCAGTTGTACGTATTGCTAAGAAGAGCGGTGCAGAACGTGTCGGTAGCGACGCAGCAGGCGCGATTGTTGCCAAGGCAGAGGCATACATTGCAAACCTGACCAAGGAAGCAAACAGGCTCGCTCAGCACGCAGGCAGGAAGACGATCAAGGAAGAGGATGTTGAACTCGCGGCAAAGTCCGCGTAA
- the mtxX gene encoding methanogenesis marker protein Mmp4/MtxX — MIIGIGVALDQQKVIASIAALNGVAEVICYTSTDLPPSPLYRVVRSDSPECALISDLRDGVIDAAVRGSLPANATLGLLRNMMQVEHLERIALLETVSGQKFLLAPVGVDEGWTIAQRVSLVEKARKIAGRFGLSSEVAVLSGGRYGDVGRHSIVDQSLAAGELVAKVAGAIHYEIRIEDAVESCGVVIAPDGIAGNLIFRTLTFLGGGKGHGAPVVNIDKIFIDTSRASPDYTNALLLAVSMFDW; from the coding sequence TTGATCATTGGGATTGGGGTAGCCCTGGATCAACAGAAGGTGATTGCCAGCATTGCGGCATTGAATGGTGTCGCGGAGGTGATCTGTTACACATCAACAGATCTTCCGCCATCCCCGCTCTATCGTGTGGTACGATCAGACTCACCTGAGTGTGCCCTGATCAGCGATCTCAGGGACGGTGTTATCGATGCTGCAGTCAGGGGCTCTCTTCCAGCCAATGCCACGCTCGGTCTTCTCCGAAACATGATGCAGGTCGAACATCTGGAGCGGATTGCACTTCTTGAGACTGTCTCCGGTCAGAAGTTTCTGCTCGCCCCGGTTGGGGTTGACGAGGGATGGACGATTGCACAACGGGTGTCTCTCGTGGAAAAGGCCAGGAAAATTGCAGGACGATTTGGCCTCTCCTCTGAAGTGGCGGTTCTCTCTGGTGGTCGGTACGGCGATGTGGGGCGGCATTCGATCGTCGACCAGAGCCTCGCAGCAGGGGAACTGGTGGCAAAAGTGGCAGGTGCTATCCATTATGAGATCAGGATTGAGGATGCCGTTGAGTCCTGTGGTGTGGTGATCGCTCCTGATGGCATCGCTGGAAATCTGATCTTTCGGACGCTTACCTTCCTTGGAGGAGGAAAAGGGCATGGTGCGCCGGTGGTAAATATCGATAAAATTTTCATTGATACTTCGCGCGCCTCTCCAGATTATACCAATGCGCTATTGCTTGCCGTATCGATGTTTGATTGGTAA
- a CDS encoding methanogenesis marker 2 protein: MVISHSTAKIAEAVREYEGVKRKHDIGGMVRAFQIDAPQVVASFGEDAAVIKQDQNALLLAADGIWSRLMEVDPYWSGYCAVLVNIHDIAAMGGRPLAMVDVFSIADRTICDQVIRGMRDASLQFGVPIVGGHLHPDTPYSVIDLSILGIARLDSVIYSHTAAPGDHVIVAIDLDGRVHPSCALNWDSVTMKTGAYVRAQISLLQELAEAHLVTAGKDISNPGVIGSLGMMLEVSGMGAEIRVDAIPRPDLEKFNLSFEHWVRMYPGMGFVLTARPEHIEEVCRRFSAVGMTACVIGEVNASSSLTLTGADETVTVFDFAADGIMRLTSQ, translated from the coding sequence GTGGTAATTTCCCATTCCACAGCGAAGATCGCAGAAGCCGTCAGAGAATACGAGGGTGTGAAGCGGAAGCATGATATCGGAGGGATGGTCAGGGCTTTCCAAATCGATGCACCGCAGGTCGTAGCATCGTTTGGTGAGGATGCAGCCGTGATCAAACAGGATCAGAACGCCCTGCTTCTGGCAGCTGATGGAATCTGGAGCAGGTTGATGGAGGTCGACCCGTACTGGTCGGGGTACTGTGCTGTGCTGGTGAACATCCATGATATCGCAGCGATGGGGGGGAGACCCCTCGCGATGGTGGATGTCTTCTCGATCGCTGACCGTACGATCTGCGATCAGGTGATCCGGGGGATGCGGGACGCGTCCCTTCAGTTTGGTGTCCCGATCGTTGGCGGTCATCTTCATCCGGATACACCGTATAGTGTGATCGATCTCTCGATCCTCGGGATCGCGCGACTCGACTCGGTGATATACAGTCACACGGCAGCGCCTGGCGATCATGTGATCGTGGCGATCGACCTCGACGGGCGTGTTCATCCCTCCTGCGCGCTGAACTGGGATTCTGTGACGATGAAGACGGGGGCCTATGTCAGGGCGCAGATCAGCCTGCTCCAGGAACTGGCTGAGGCTCATCTGGTGACCGCTGGTAAGGACATCTCGAACCCTGGAGTTATCGGCTCGCTCGGGATGATGCTTGAGGTGAGTGGGATGGGTGCTGAGATCCGTGTAGATGCGATTCCCCGCCCCGACCTTGAGAAGTTCAACCTCTCATTTGAGCACTGGGTGCGGATGTACCCTGGGATGGGATTTGTGCTGACTGCACGGCCTGAACATATTGAGGAGGTATGCAGGCGTTTCTCGGCAGTTGGAATGACTGCCTGTGTGATCGGTGAGGTCAATGCGAGCAGTTCTCTCACTCTGACAGGAGCTGATGAGACGGTCACAGTCTTTGATTTTGCAGCCGATGGGATCATGCGGCTGACTTCTCAGTAG
- a CDS encoding replication factor C large subunit, with protein MDWTEKYRPEHIRDLTGNAPAIRQMVDWAASWSKKSKPLLLYGKPGTGKTSSAYALANDMDWEMIELNASDQRTKGAIDRIAGQGSTSGSLTGAAHKLILLDEADNLQGTADRGGARAIVDLIRQSYQPLILIANDIYALPGEIKTRCELVQFKALQARSIVPRLRFICASEGIICADEALHEIAGSTRGDLRAAVNALYATAIGRDHLDSASIHTSQKDERSTIFDLITAVFSGQPDRRLLQQSYAVDDKPDAILQWLEANLEHLPDQRSIAAAYRSLADADLFIGDTYRRQHYTLWRYASALMLIGTAAAADGRGIHARIQSPQRWKRMSTAKRQKGIRQNLMKKFSILLHVSEQTLREWYLDQMGPLVEQQPERYVRELALDADQLNFFLHDKTLSTGIVTTVLKEQQKEQKGREKKEKKTKKRMDTLEEKGPEERKVSVHQATLF; from the coding sequence ATGGACTGGACAGAGAAGTACCGCCCCGAACATATCCGGGATCTGACCGGAAATGCCCCAGCAATACGGCAGATGGTTGATTGGGCTGCTTCCTGGTCGAAAAAAAGTAAACCGCTGCTGTTGTATGGAAAGCCAGGTACCGGAAAGACCTCGAGTGCTTACGCGCTGGCCAATGACATGGACTGGGAGATGATCGAGTTGAATGCCAGTGATCAGCGGACAAAAGGGGCAATCGACCGGATTGCAGGGCAGGGCAGCACCTCGGGGAGTTTGACTGGAGCTGCGCACAAACTGATCCTCCTCGATGAAGCGGATAACCTACAGGGGACCGCCGACCGCGGGGGGGCGCGGGCGATCGTCGATCTGATCCGACAGTCCTATCAGCCATTGATCCTGATAGCAAACGACATCTACGCCCTTCCCGGGGAGATCAAAACCAGGTGTGAACTGGTTCAGTTCAAAGCCTTGCAGGCGCGCTCGATTGTGCCAAGGCTCAGGTTCATCTGTGCATCTGAGGGGATCATCTGTGCTGATGAGGCACTCCACGAGATCGCAGGCAGCACCCGTGGTGATCTTCGGGCTGCGGTAAACGCCCTATACGCTACCGCCATTGGGAGGGATCATCTCGACAGCGCGTCGATACATACCTCCCAGAAGGACGAACGGTCAACGATCTTCGATCTGATCACGGCTGTCTTCTCAGGGCAGCCGGACCGTCGGTTATTGCAACAGTCTTATGCCGTCGATGACAAGCCTGATGCGATCCTCCAATGGTTGGAGGCGAACCTAGAGCACCTCCCGGATCAGCGTTCGATCGCCGCTGCTTACCGGTCCCTTGCAGATGCAGACCTCTTCATCGGGGACACCTACCGTCGACAACACTACACCCTCTGGCGGTATGCATCCGCATTGATGCTCATTGGAACCGCAGCTGCCGCGGATGGGAGAGGGATCCACGCGCGGATCCAGTCCCCCCAGCGATGGAAACGGATGAGCACCGCCAAGAGGCAGAAAGGGATCCGTCAGAACCTGATGAAAAAATTCTCGATACTGCTCCATGTATCAGAGCAGACCCTGCGGGAGTGGTACCTGGACCAGATGGGGCCGTTGGTGGAACAGCAACCAGAGCGCTATGTCAGAGAACTGGCTCTGGATGCCGACCAGTTGAATTTCTTTCTCCATGACAAGACCCTATCGACAGGAATCGTCACCACCGTTCTGAAAGAGCAGCAGAAAGAACAGAAAGGGCGTGAGAAGAAGGAGAAAAAGACCAAAAAACGGATGGATACACTGGAGGAGAAGGGACCTGAAGAGCGGAAGGTCTCAGTCCATCAGGCCACTCTGTTCTGA
- a CDS encoding UPF0146 family protein produces the protein MEGYKHIEHLIGTYLGARYKDVVEVGIGQNTVAAEVIRDADVRVRCTDVHPLDPPAGIDFTLDDIFGPDLSFYWGADLIYAIRPGVEMIPSLIALATELDADLVVYHLGDEVYLDGGVTIDCGVRLHQYRVSSEQSGLMD, from the coding sequence ATGGAGGGGTATAAACATATTGAGCATCTGATAGGCACCTACCTTGGCGCCCGGTATAAGGATGTGGTCGAGGTCGGGATCGGACAGAACACGGTCGCGGCAGAGGTAATCCGCGACGCCGACGTCCGGGTCCGTTGCACCGATGTACACCCACTCGATCCGCCGGCAGGGATAGATTTTACGCTGGATGATATCTTCGGACCGGATCTCTCCTTCTACTGGGGTGCTGATCTGATCTATGCAATCAGACCCGGGGTTGAGATGATCCCGTCCCTGATTGCGCTGGCCACAGAACTGGACGCAGATCTTGTCGTTTATCACCTTGGAGATGAAGTGTACCTGGATGGAGGGGTTACGATCGATTGTGGTGTGCGCCTTCATCAATATCGGGTATCTTCAGAACAGAGTGGCCTGATGGACTGA
- a CDS encoding archaemetzincin family Zn-dependent metalloprotease, with protein sequence MGVKIFWDERAPAGIQAPVQRCISMILQMPAEIVIEGGLLLKGYDPSRRQYNAQQLLTCIDTIRTCAAISDLMLLVIAGDLYIPGYDFVFGLARPNNGVAVVSTARLGNGYYGRSENDDDLIDRIAKEGAHEVGHLLGLEHCSNPECCMFKPDTLDELDRKKKMLCSSCQQQLSL encoded by the coding sequence ATGGGTGTCAAAATATTTTGGGATGAGCGAGCCCCTGCAGGAATTCAGGCGCCAGTGCAGCGGTGTATCTCGATGATCCTTCAGATGCCCGCGGAGATCGTGATCGAAGGAGGACTACTGTTGAAGGGATATGATCCCAGTCGGCGCCAGTACAATGCCCAGCAACTGTTGACCTGTATCGACACCATACGGACCTGCGCAGCAATATCAGATCTGATGCTGCTGGTGATCGCCGGCGATCTCTACATTCCAGGATATGACTTTGTCTTTGGTCTAGCACGCCCGAACAACGGGGTGGCTGTCGTCTCAACAGCGCGCCTTGGGAACGGGTATTATGGACGCTCTGAGAACGATGACGACCTGATCGATCGGATCGCCAAGGAGGGGGCGCACGAGGTGGGGCACCTGCTCGGTCTTGAACACTGTTCCAACCCAGAGTGCTGCATGTTCAAACCCGATACCCTCGACGAACTGGATCGAAAGAAGAAGATGCTCTGCTCCAGTTGTCAGCAGCAACTCTCACTCTGA
- the ftsA gene encoding coenzyme F390 synthetase, translated as MAGLEFFNKPVETMDRTELDALIDERVRYTIAYADEHSPFYHHWFKEHRINPEEITTHEDLLDLPIISGVTIREHQPPVTQKFEFKSVPLEQVFTIHETSGTTGIPKSLFLTWQDWQRYAEKYARTFVSQGIGPGDRVVVCASYGMNVGANTMTLAAHRLKFTVIPEGSCTFPTRVIKSYQPTVIIGSVFKLLHLAERMKNEGLKPEETGIKKLIVGGEGFADEARQYVSTLWGCPIYNTYGSTEGTMCGECKEQTGLHVPEDLVHLDLYDPAMQKFVDDGDRGRIVLTNLLPVDGKTGTLLINYDTEDTTIIRSQGQCVCGRTHIRIEPPMREAETKWIGGTWLNRVDIEQAVFHPENMQDLTGEYEAFLYGGGDQEETMLRVSMECRDPVTADKRGVEERFLATLLSRRTTLREAVDDLQVSILFNFTSPGGLELAALKGRPRRFVDRR; from the coding sequence ATGGCAGGGCTTGAGTTCTTCAATAAACCGGTTGAAACGATGGATCGAACTGAATTAGACGCATTAATAGACGAACGGGTCAGATATACGATAGCCTATGCCGACGAGCACTCACCGTTTTATCATCACTGGTTTAAGGAGCACCGGATAAACCCAGAGGAGATCACCACGCATGAAGACCTGCTCGACCTGCCGATCATATCAGGGGTAACGATCAGGGAACATCAGCCACCAGTGACCCAGAAATTTGAATTCAAAAGCGTACCTCTCGAACAGGTCTTCACGATCCATGAGACCAGCGGAACCACCGGCATTCCGAAATCGCTCTTCCTGACCTGGCAGGACTGGCAGCGATATGCAGAGAAGTATGCCAGGACCTTTGTCTCTCAGGGTATTGGTCCCGGGGATCGAGTCGTGGTCTGTGCATCATATGGCATGAACGTCGGTGCAAATACCATGACCTTGGCCGCACATCGCTTGAAGTTCACGGTGATCCCGGAAGGAAGTTGCACGTTCCCGACCAGGGTGATAAAAAGTTATCAACCCACCGTGATCATCGGTTCGGTCTTCAAACTCCTCCACCTTGCAGAACGGATGAAAAATGAAGGACTCAAACCCGAAGAAACTGGGATAAAGAAATTGATCGTCGGTGGAGAAGGGTTCGCTGACGAGGCGCGACAGTATGTTTCTACGCTCTGGGGATGTCCGATCTATAACACCTATGGCAGCACCGAAGGGACGATGTGCGGGGAGTGCAAGGAGCAGACCGGGCTGCATGTCCCTGAAGATCTGGTCCATCTGGACCTGTACGACCCTGCGATGCAGAAATTTGTCGATGATGGAGACCGTGGGAGAATTGTTCTGACCAATCTGCTCCCGGTCGATGGAAAGACCGGTACCCTCCTGATCAACTATGACACTGAAGATACCACGATCATCCGGTCACAGGGCCAGTGTGTCTGCGGACGGACCCATATCAGAATAGAACCTCCAATGCGCGAGGCAGAGACGAAATGGATCGGCGGGACCTGGCTGAACAGAGTGGATATCGAACAGGCGGTCTTTCACCCAGAAAATATGCAGGACCTGACCGGGGAGTATGAAGCATTTCTCTACGGGGGCGGCGACCAGGAAGAGACTATGTTGCGCGTGAGCATGGAATGCAGAGACCCGGTCACCGCAGATAAGAGAGGGGTTGAGGAGCGGTTTCTTGCAACCCTCCTCTCCAGAAGAACCACCCTCAGAGAAGCCGTGGATGACCTGCAGGTCTCGATTCTCTTCAATTTCACTTCTCCCGGAGGTCTAGAACTCGCCGCTCTGAAAGGAAGACCGCGAAGATTCGTCGACCGACGATGA